The Syngnathoides biaculeatus isolate LvHL_M chromosome 16, ASM1980259v1, whole genome shotgun sequence DNA segment CCGCCAGTCAGGTCCCGCCGACATCACTTCCGGTGTTTCCACGCTGTACATTTAGCCCTTTTAACCCTTGACGCAGGGTTTCAACTtttatcgcccccccccccaaaaaaaaaaatgtctttcagaTATCAATGAGTTGAACCTGCCAAAAACGTGCGAGATCAACTTCCCTGACGACGACGACCTCCTCAACTTCAGACTCATCATCTCGCCTgacgaggtgtgtgtgtgtgtctgtgtgtgtacgcGACTTAAAAATGGACTCATTTCTGCTCTTTTCACTTTTTGTCCTTTTAGGGCATTTACAAAGGAGGAAAGTTTGTCTTCAGCTTTAAGGTTGACCTTTCTcattgtcaccatggcaacgctgTTGTTTATTTGCGCGGAAATGGCAACAGGTGCGTGCGTTGCAGGTCGGACAGGGCTACCCTCACGACCCCCCCAAGGTGAAGTGCGAGACAATGGTGTACCACCCCAACATTGACCTGGAAGGAAATGTCTGCCTCAACATCTTAAGGTGATCTCACTTCCCGtttgagtgcgtgtgtgtgcgtgtgtgtgtcgtaCAGACACAAACTCTGCGCAGTATTCCAAACGGTTTCTTTTTTGACGTTCTGCGAGACTCCCTCGGGAAACGTCAGCGTGTTCCTCCTTCCGGTTGCGCTCCAATCATCCCAAGCCGCGCGGATTCCGGACCACGGGCCATCTGGAATCTCTCGCGATCAAACAAAAGCCAGAAGCGACGCCGGGTGTGTTGCACCGACGTTTGTGGAGGGAGTCTTGCAGAAGGTCGACGGCGTCACCCGCCCAGAAGAGGAAAGAACCCGACGTCGGGCGGTTTGATTTACGGCACCTCCCTCGTCCGGCGCTTCTCGGCGGCGACATTCCGCCTCCCGTCACGACTCTCAGCGCGGGCCCCGGGTTCCACGTAGCGAACACGCTTCAACGTCCGGCGGGACGGGTCCAGAAGGAACACGGCTCAGAAGAGCAGAGCCAAAATTGGGACCATTATCTTGCGAGCGATCAGACCGGGGTTCTGTCTCGGAGGAGCAGATTCCAGGTCTTTCCGCGTTGAGATTGTCGGAAGGCCCGGGCGCCCGCTGCGCTCGAATGACCGAAACAAGATGGTTGCCGTCCCGTAAGACGTGAGGATTGCTTGTCCGTGTGTGCGTTGCAGGGAGGACTGGAAGCCGGTGCTGACGATCAACTCCCTGATCTACGGCCTTCAGTATCTCTTTCTAGTGAGTGACGCCCGCCATCCCGCCGGCGGGCACCTCGTGACCGATGACGTGATGTTGCCCTTTTCAGGAGCCCAACCCCGAGGACCCCCTGAACAAGGAGGCGGCGGAGGTGCTGCAGACCAACCGCCGGCTGTTCGAGCAGAACGTCCTCCGCTCGCTGCGCGGCGGCTACGTGGGCTCCACCTACTTCGAGAGGTGTCTGAAATAGCTCCGCCCGCACGGGAAGCCACCCGGGACATTTTCCGAGCCCCGCCCCCGACTCGGGGTTCGTCAATCACACCCGGCGggactttggggggggggctgcgaaTGTTGATGACATCACAAACGCTTTGACTTTTCATTTGGCAAGAGGCCACGCCCCCTCCCGCCACAGGGGCCGGGGGGCCACGGCCGTGGCGGGCGGAGATGCGCTGAAAAGGGCGGGGCTCGTGGGTTGAAATGTACATGAAGACTGCAATGTTTGACGTGAATAAAATATCAGCTCGCACGATCACGTTTAGCGTCTTTGCCGCCGCTGACGGGAGGCGTCGCTCGCAAAGCAAACTTAGCGCGTCGGGAAAAGTCTCTTTTGGAACGTCCGCCCATTTTCTGTGTTAAGGATGTTAACGGCGCAAATAAAGTCAGCCGCTTTATTGCGGTAATACTTGAAGCGGGAATCAAACCCACGCCGCGTGCTCACCAGGATTCGGAATGTGGAGTGAGAATGCGTCGCGCCAATAGAGAAAAGTGACTTCTGCTTGTCTCtactgggaggaaaaaaaaaaaaaaaaaaaaaaaaaacccaaaacgaaCCTTTCACGCGAAGATGCAGCGGTGGGCTTCCATGCGACGGCGACGGCAGCCCACCCGTTTCCCAGCCTTGAGATGCTTCCACAAGTCGAAGCGAGTCCCGCCGTGCTGAATTCAGTTGAGTTGATTGAGCGTCATTTGGAAGGGCGCAAAGCTAGCAATGACGTCCAAGAGGTTGTCTGACCCTGACCTC contains these protein-coding regions:
- the ube2m gene encoding NEDD8-conjugating enzyme Ubc12 — protein: MIKLFSLKQQKKDEESAGGNRTGAGGKKASAAQLRIQKDINELNLPKTCEINFPDDDDLLNFRLIISPDEGIYKGGKFVFSFKVGQGYPHDPPKVKCETMVYHPNIDLEGNVCLNILREDWKPVLTINSLIYGLQYLFLEPNPEDPLNKEAAEVLQTNRRLFEQNVLRSLRGGYVGSTYFERCLK